The following coding sequences lie in one Numida meleagris isolate 19003 breed g44 Domestic line chromosome Z, NumMel1.0, whole genome shotgun sequence genomic window:
- the SPINK4 gene encoding serine protease inhibitor Kazal-type 4, which produces MPRRELLVLALMLVALAAAGGAEQEEGNGLRRPTCGEMSELQACPLLHLPVCGSDGNTYANECLLCVQKMKTRQDIRILNDGECQDI; this is translated from the exons ATGCCCAGaagggagctgctggtgctggcgCTGATGCTGGTAGCTCTTGCTGCTGCCGGTG GGGCAGAGCAGGAAGAGGGGAATGGCTTGAGAAGG CCGACGTGTGGAGAGATGTCTGAGCTGCAGGCCTGCCCCCTGCTGCACTTGCCCGTCTGCGGGAGCGATGGGAACACCTATGCCAATGAGTGCTTGCTCTGTGTGCAGAAAAT GAAAACCAGGCAAGATATCCGGATTTTGAATGACGGGGAGTGTCAAGATATCTGA
- the HEMGN gene encoding hemogen translates to MDSLGKDHDYSNTSLPSSTAHEENAEPGATMSRRLRDRELLRKRKAEAKEKDSIQWALGEHERSKRQRRGRGARRGKGREHVVEPTPQPKPQPNPQPPKKEEAETMSSMVMQQAESPQMDVQDLFSGVQLADLEGMLGSGSQSPLGEEDMLKLADEIQDVLNTSLEKNESDSEMYSSSLF, encoded by the exons ATGGACAGTTTAGGGAAAGACCATGATTATTCCAAcacttctctgccttcctccacAGCCCACGAGGAGAACGCTGAGCCAG GTGCCACCATGTCCCGCCGCTTGAGAGACCGGGAGCTGCTCCggaagagaaaggcagaagccAAGGAGAAGGATTCAATTCAGTGGGCTCTGGG GGAGCATGAGAGGAGCAAGCGGCAGAGGAGGGGCCGAGGTGCCAGGCGAGGAAAGGGCCGCGAGCATGTCGTGGAGCCCACACCACAGCCAAAACCACAGCCAAACCCTCAGCCCCCAAAGAAGGAGGAAGCTGAGACGATGTCCTCCATGGTGATGCAGCAAGCCGAGTCTCCCCAGATGGACGTGCAGGACCTGTTTTCTGGGGTGCAGCTGGCAGATCTGGAAGGGATGCTGGGATCTGGGAGCCAGAGTCCCCTGG GTGAAGAGGACATGCTGAAACTGGCAGACGAAATACAAGACGTATTGAATACTTCGCTGGAAAAGAACGAATCGGATAGCGAGATGTACTCATCGAGtctattttaa